In the genome of Vallitalea longa, the window ACAATGGGCTATAAATATGATAAAGAAATTATCTCCTGAAATAAAAGAGAAAATATTATTATATAAAGATATAACACATCAGTATTTAGGACTACTCAATTTTTTGGATAATAAAGATCTATGGGATATTAGCATCTCTGAATGTCTTTATGAATTAGAAAAGGTAAATATTATTGATTTTTTCTACTTGACATTTAATGGTGTAATTAATAGACAAAGTATAATTAATGCAATCAAGAGCAATTATTATAGTGATACTATGCCAAGTGATTATGTGGAATGTATGAAAAAACCTTATGATTTTAGAGAACAGATCCTTAGTTTTATAAGAGAATACTACTATAATTACTTTGCTATGGAGTTAAGTTTTTCAGAACCAGTATTAATAAGAAAGTTAAAGAAAGAATATTACAGATGTAAGGAAATATCTATTTACGATTATATTAAGATGCTTCATCCAAGAATAGAGGTAACTGATGATAGAATCAACTTTCATAAATATCGGACCTTCGAAGTATATAAGAAAGATTTACAGGAGGCAGTTTTTAAGATAGATAGTTTCATTAACCCTCATCTGTTGATAAATATTGAAGCTAAAAAATATATTGAACTGATAATACCAACATACATAACTTCATACGATAGCGATAAATTACCTGCAGATACATTAAGTGTTTTTAAAGCTATAGCAGATGAGACTAGAATGAAGATCATACGTAATCTATATAGGGAACCTATGTCTACACAGAAGTTAGCTGACAAATTGAATCTTACGGAAGCTTGTATATCTAAACATCTAAAAATATTATTTAATGCATCAATAGTAACTAAAGTTAGAGACGGTAATTATATGAATTACCATCTTGACCAAATGATTATTGATAGTCTGGTAATGTATATGTATGAGTATCTAAATTAAAAAAGGGGGTGTTCGTAATAACTAGTTATAATATTTATAATGTAATTTATAACTAAAATTATTACGAATACCCTTTTACACTTAATATTTAATTGGTTTTTTGCTTTTTATATAGTTGATTGATTCTGATATCAATTCTTTCAATACATCTATATCTATGTCCTCTAATTTATTGATATATAAGCAGGATTTACCTAATTTGTGTTTTCCTAACTTACCTAGAAGCTCTTCATACATGTTGAAACCATTCATAATATAAATCGTAACATTTTGTTTCCTGGGAGAAAATCCAGTCAACATCCAATCATGATTTCCAGTTGTATTGGTATAGATCATTTTTCCGAAACCTATTATAGTGGGTCCCCACATCTTAGGTTCTTCTTTAGTTATAGATTTCATGATTTCCAATAATCTGATACTGTCTTCTTTTCTTTTGTTGTTTTTAACTGATTGCAAAAATTCCATAGGATCATTGTTATTAATCTTTGTTTTCAATTCTGCCATTATATCATCACCTCATTAATAAGTATGTCCAAAAATCTTGAATACATATTATTGTAATGGATATTGAGATGGATTGCTATAACAAATTTCAGTATATGTAATTGAAATATAATTACATACATGATATTATAATTATGAAATAA includes:
- a CDS encoding ArsR/SmtB family transcription factor yields the protein MHLSYFDADNKIDVHFLYSPYHELIGSLHVLAKYDHHMPREQWAINMIKKLSPEIKEKILLYKDITHQYLGLLNFLDNKDLWDISISECLYELEKVNIIDFFYLTFNGVINRQSIINAIKSNYYSDTMPSDYVECMKKPYDFREQILSFIREYYYNYFAMELSFSEPVLIRKLKKEYYRCKEISIYDYIKMLHPRIEVTDDRINFHKYRTFEVYKKDLQEAVFKIDSFINPHLLINIEAKKYIELIIPTYITSYDSDKLPADTLSVFKAIADETRMKIIRNLYREPMSTQKLADKLNLTEACISKHLKILFNASIVTKVRDGNYMNYHLDQMIIDSLVMYMYEYLN
- a CDS encoding DUF1801 domain-containing protein; the encoded protein is MAELKTKINNNDPMEFLQSVKNNKRKEDSIRLLEIMKSITKEEPKMWGPTIIGFGKMIYTNTTGNHDWMLTGFSPRKQNVTIYIMNGFNMYEELLGKLGKHKLGKSCLYINKLEDIDIDVLKELISESINYIKSKKPIKY